One stretch of Triticum urartu cultivar G1812 unplaced genomic scaffold, Tu2.1 TuUngrouped_contig_6060, whole genome shotgun sequence DNA includes these proteins:
- the LOC125530088 gene encoding basic blue protein-like, with protein MAAQGRGSAAVVVCVLLVCVLLSAAAVVDAAVFNVGDRGGWSFNTNSWPTGKRFKAGDVLVFKYDATAHDVVAVSAAGYKACAKPANGAKVYKSGSDRVTLARGTNYFICSIPGHCQSGMKIAVTAA; from the exons ATGGCGGCCCAGGGAAGAGGCAGTGCAGCCGTGGTCGTGTGCGTGCTGCTCGTGTGCGTGCTCCTGagcgcggcggcggtggtggacgCGGCGGTGTTCAACGTCGGCGACCGCGGCGGCTGGTCCTTCAATACCAACTCCTGGCCCACCGGCAAGCGCTTCAAGGCCGGCGACGTCCTAG TGTTCAAGTACGACGCGACGGCGCACGACGTGGTGGCGGTGAGCGCGGCGGGGTACAAGGCCTGCGCCAAGCCGGCAAACGGCGCCAAGGTCTACAAGTCCGGCTCCGACCGCGTTACCCTCGCACGCGGCACGAACTACTTCATATGCAGCATTCCTGGACACTGCCAGTCCGGCATGAAGATCGCCGTCACCGCCGCCTAG